A window of Candidatus Thermoplasmatota archaeon contains these coding sequences:
- a CDS encoding fructose-1,6-bisphosphatase — MARKKTTISVIKADIGSCPGHVVVHPHLEDVACGFMQEAKDDGLIDDFRVTHCGDDLELIMSHRRGVDSEDIHKLAWKTFEDGTKHAKSLKLYGAGQDLLIDAFSGNIKGMGPGVAELEFTERPAEPIVVFMMDKTEPGAFNLPVFRMFGDPFSTAGLVIDPSMHAGFMFEIWDIMEHKKVMMKSPEELYDILALIGAKSRFVIKRIFPKKGKLPPKEAVAAVSTEKLAHIAGEYVGKDDPVAVVRAQSGLPALGEVLEPFAFPHLVSGWMRGSHNGPLMPVSLTDAKCTRFDGPPRVLALGFQVNDATLVGPVDLFDDPAFDPTRKKAAEIADYMRRHGPFEPHRLPLSEMEYTTLPKVLSKLSSRFEAME; from the coding sequence ATGGCGAGAAAGAAGACCACGATTTCTGTTATAAAAGCGGACATCGGAAGCTGCCCTGGCCATGTTGTGGTGCATCCGCACCTTGAAGACGTTGCCTGCGGCTTCATGCAGGAGGCCAAAGATGATGGCCTGATAGATGACTTCAGAGTGACCCATTGCGGGGACGATCTCGAGCTCATCATGTCCCACAGGCGGGGAGTGGATTCCGAGGACATCCACAAGCTCGCTTGGAAGACATTCGAGGATGGCACGAAACACGCGAAGTCGCTGAAGCTCTACGGAGCCGGGCAGGACCTCCTAATCGATGCATTCTCAGGGAACATAAAGGGGATGGGGCCAGGCGTGGCGGAGCTCGAGTTCACCGAGAGACCCGCAGAGCCCATCGTCGTGTTCATGATGGACAAGACGGAGCCCGGAGCGTTCAACCTTCCCGTATTCAGAATGTTCGGCGACCCTTTCTCGACGGCGGGATTGGTGATCGACCCATCCATGCATGCGGGCTTCATGTTCGAGATATGGGACATCATGGAGCACAAGAAGGTGATGATGAAGTCCCCTGAGGAACTCTATGACATACTGGCATTGATCGGCGCGAAATCCCGTTTCGTCATCAAGCGAATCTTTCCGAAGAAGGGGAAGCTTCCCCCGAAGGAGGCCGTGGCGGCTGTTTCGACCGAGAAGCTCGCACACATAGCGGGCGAGTACGTCGGAAAGGACGACCCCGTGGCGGTAGTGAGAGCACAGTCGGGACTTCCCGCGTTGGGAGAGGTCCTGGAGCCGTTTGCATTCCCGCACTTGGTCAGCGGCTGGATGAGGGGTTCCCACAACGGCCCGCTCATGCCGGTCTCACTGACCGATGCGAAGTGCACTAGGTTCGATGGCCCGCCAAGGGTCCTCGCACTGGGCTTCCAGGTCAACGACGCCACGCTCGTGGGTCCTGTGGACCTCTTCGACGATCCTGCCTTCGACCCGACAAGGAAGAAAGCGGCCGAGATAGCGGACTACATGAGGAGACACGGCCCCTTCGAGCCGCACAGGCTTCCGCTCTCGGAGATGGAGTACACAACCCTGCCGAAGGTCCTTTCCAAGCTGTCATCTAGATTCGAGGCAATGGAATGA
- the tpiA gene encoding triose-phosphate isomerase: MTDVIIVNFKSYEEGTGRRGFELARICERASLDSGVDVVVCPPLVHLGQYADELSVPVYAQHVDGARVGSFTGHVTPMSVKEGGGQGTLINHSERRMRIADIERAVAECRRVEISTVVCTNSIGVSKACASLAPTHIAIEPPELIGGDVPVTKAKPEVISGAVEAIKSIDKGIEVLCGAGIKTGKDVRKAIELGSSGVLVASGVVKSKDPEKAMMDLVSGVP, translated from the coding sequence ATGACGGACGTGATCATAGTCAACTTCAAGTCCTACGAGGAGGGCACCGGTAGGAGAGGTTTCGAACTTGCGAGGATCTGCGAGAGAGCCTCCCTTGACTCCGGTGTTGACGTGGTGGTCTGTCCGCCACTCGTTCACCTTGGCCAGTATGCCGACGAGCTAAGCGTTCCTGTGTACGCACAGCATGTCGACGGCGCCAGAGTGGGGAGCTTTACGGGTCACGTCACGCCGATGTCCGTCAAGGAGGGAGGCGGGCAGGGAACGCTCATCAACCACTCGGAAAGGAGGATGCGGATTGCCGACATCGAGAGGGCGGTCGCTGAGTGCAGGAGGGTCGAGATCTCGACGGTCGTGTGCACGAACAGCATCGGGGTCAGCAAGGCATGTGCCTCCCTGGCTCCCACGCATATCGCAATCGAGCCGCCGGAGCTGATCGGCGGGGACGTACCCGTCACGAAGGCCAAACCAGAGGTCATCAGCGGCGCCGTGGAGGCCATCAAGTCCATCGACAAGGGAATCGAGGTGCTCTGCGGGGCGGGAATCAAGACGGGCAAGGACGTCCGAAAGGCCATCGAGTTGGGATCGTCCGGTGTTCTTGTTGCCTCGGGTGTCGTGAAGTCCAAGGACCCCGAGAAGGCGATGATGGATCTCGTATCTGGTGTTCCCTAG
- a CDS encoding lamin tail domain-containing protein: MVKLAPITVAILLAALVGLPAGTSAGDGGELIINEVMYDPPGDEVDGEWIEVLVVEGETDTGGWTLTDFDGHVFTLPPLILPERTYILLRIGKGESELDAGDGRITLYMNFSQPLLNPKGYIEHDVYPFL, from the coding sequence ATGGTGAAGCTCGCTCCAATCACGGTCGCTATCCTCTTGGCCGCTCTCGTTGGCCTCCCAGCCGGGACATCAGCGGGAGATGGGGGCGAACTGATCATCAACGAGGTGATGTACGACCCCCCTGGGGATGAAGTCGACGGAGAGTGGATAGAGGTCCTGGTTGTGGAGGGGGAGACGGACACTGGAGGGTGGACGCTGACCGACTTCGACGGCCACGTGTTCACCCTCCCACCTCTAATCCTCCCCGAGCGAACCTACATACTCTTGAGAATCGGCAAAGGGGAGTCTGAACTTGACGCAGGCGATGGCAGAATCACGCTGTACATGAACTTCTCACAGCCCTTGCTCAACCCTAAGGGTTATATAGAACACGACGTATATCCTTTTTTATGA
- a CDS encoding recombinase family protein, with product MSGEPRTGTDGKKRVVGYIRVSIKRQADEGVSLQAQEKRIRAFAESKGYELVKIYEDKGKSAYANVKRDGYDGMMDAIDSWDMCVAYHLNRFWRNSRKALNWIHDLTKAEKDFATIEGDINTSTSMGRFAVKMMMLVAELESEQISERVHASFDHKFQNDRFGWNTKPPYGYDLEGKGQPGKARLVINPSEAEGIRMAFKLIQKHSLLDVSLALNRAGHKTKRGNAFNDRAVMHIVHNPVYAGYCYRAKELRRNEHEHIISDDDFNAVQVVLIKRRRGRNPSTQAPLVVGESLIHAERVIANGGYYKPLEQPSNST from the coding sequence ATGAGCGGAGAACCGAGAACGGGAACGGATGGGAAAAAGCGAGTAGTGGGCTATATTCGTGTGTCTATCAAAAGACAAGCGGATGAGGGCGTGTCTTTGCAGGCTCAGGAAAAAAGGATTCGCGCCTTTGCGGAATCGAAAGGATATGAGCTTGTCAAGATATACGAGGACAAAGGGAAGTCGGCATACGCCAACGTCAAGCGCGATGGATATGACGGCATGATGGACGCCATAGACAGTTGGGATATGTGTGTAGCATATCATCTTAATCGGTTCTGGCGCAATTCCCGAAAAGCTCTTAACTGGATTCACGACCTCACGAAAGCGGAAAAGGATTTCGCGACGATAGAGGGTGATATCAACACTTCAACGTCGATGGGCAGGTTTGCCGTCAAGATGATGATGTTGGTTGCTGAGCTTGAATCTGAGCAAATCTCCGAGCGCGTTCATGCCAGTTTTGACCACAAGTTCCAGAACGATAGATTTGGCTGGAATACTAAGCCCCCCTATGGTTATGATCTAGAGGGGAAGGGACAGCCAGGGAAGGCGCGCCTAGTCATCAATCCCTCCGAGGCTGAGGGAATCCGCATGGCGTTCAAGCTGATTCAAAAGCATTCACTACTAGACGTGTCCCTAGCTCTTAACCGCGCCGGCCACAAGACCAAACGCGGTAATGCGTTCAACGACAGGGCTGTCATGCATATCGTTCACAATCCCGTCTATGCGGGCTACTGCTACCGCGCCAAAGAGCTAAGACGGAATGAGCATGAGCATATCATCAGCGACGATGATTTCAATGCGGTTCAGGTCGTGCTGATAAAGAGGCGACGGGGACGGAATCCGAGCACACAAGCCCCGCTAGTTGTCGGAGAAAGCCTAATCCATGCCGAGCGCGTGATAGCTAACGGGGGCTACTACAAGCCCCTAGAACAGCCCTCTAACAGCACGTAG